The Corylus avellana chromosome ca8, CavTom2PMs-1.0 genome has a segment encoding these proteins:
- the LOC132190558 gene encoding stemmadenine O-acetyltransferase-like, with protein sequence MKMEVEIISKQCIKPSSPTPPNLKTYKISLLDQVHSSIYIPVILFYPMNESTSHSLNVDDIISQRSQLLKQSLSENLTRFYPLAGKIKDELTIDCNDEGVFYLEGYSKCHLVDCIREPDIVSLNQFFPQEKNFQDPVEGDYVALIKVTSFACGGFAIGVLVCHMVADGTAFSAFLNGWAAIARKASELVYPNFDATSIFPQNNAFSKEAVMTTFAKAYKSGRCVVRRVVFDGSAVASLKAKATSSSVPNPTRVEVVSALLWKSIMTALKATSGVQKPSYLTHSVNFRRRADPQFADSSMGNLFWGAGALCMAEETDLACMVSKLREAIVKVNSDFVKSLQGEGGFSNLCEVMKATTEELSGIDSSFGMNFIAVTSWCNFGIYDIDFGWGKPTWISGIGSSGDTESVFPTAFILMDTRSGDGVEAWVTLNKEEMNVLAQDKELFAFASLDPSPLK encoded by the coding sequence ATGAAAATGGAGGTGGAAATTATTTCGAAACAGTGCATCAAACCCTCTTCTCCAACACCTCCGAACCTGAAAACGTATAAGATCTCCCTCCTGGACCAGGTCCATTCATCCATCTATATTCCTGTGATCCTCTTTTATCCCATGAACGAAAGCACAAGCCATTCTCTTAACGTTGATGATATTATCTCTCAAAGATCCCAGCTGCTCAAGCAATCCCTATCTGAAAACCTAACTCGCTTTTACCCTTTAGCTGGCAAAATCAAAGATGAACTCACCATCGATTGTAATGACGAGGGAGTTTTTTATTTAGAAGGTTATTCAAAGTGTCATCTTGTTGATTGCATCAGAGAGCCTGATATTGTATCATTGAACCAATTTTTtccacaagagaagaattttcaAGATCCAGTTGAGGGAGATTATGTTGCTTTGATAAAAGTAACGAGCTTTGCATGCGGCGGTTTTGCCATTGGTGTTCTTGTCTGCCACATGGTCGCTGATGGAACTGCCTTCAGTGCATTTCTCAATGGTTGGGCAGCCATTGCTCGTAAGGCCTCTGAGCTTGTATACCCTAATTTTGATGCCACGTCAATTTTCCCACAAAACAATGCGTTCTCTAAAGAGGCAGTCATGACGACTTTTGCCAAGGCCTACAAATCAGGCAGGTGTGTCGTAAGGAGAGTTGTGTTTGATGGCTCAGCCGTTGCATCACTAAAAGCCAAAGCGACCAGCTCAAGCGTGCCGAACCCAACAAGAGTTGAGGTTGTTTCAGCGCTCCTATGGAAATCCATCATGACCGCTTTAAAGGCCACTTCCGGCGTTCAAAAGCCAAGCTATCTTACCCACTCAGTGAATTTTCGCCGAAGAGCAGATCCACAATTCGCAGACTCTTCCATGGGAAATTTATTTTGGGGAGCAGGCGCATTATGCATGGCTGAGGAGACAGATTTAGCTTGCATGGTGAGCAAGCTTAGAGAAGCCATAGTGAAAGTCAACTCTGATTTTGTAAAAAGCCTACAAGGTGAGGGAGGGTTTTCCAATCTTTGTGAAGTTATGAAAGCAACAACAGAAGAACTCTCAGGTATAGACAGTTCTTTTGGAATGAACTTCATTGCGGTTACCAGTTGGTGTAACTTTGGTATCTATGACATCGATTTCGGGTGGGGAAAGCCAACATGGATAAGCGGTATTGGTTCAAGCGGCGACACGGAGAGTGTGTTCCCAACAGCGTTTATTCTAATGGACACAAGATCTGGCGATGGAGTTGAAGCATGGGTTACATTAAATAAAGAAGAGATGAATGTGTTAGCACAAGACAAGGAACTTTTTGCTTTCGCTTCTTTGGATCCCAGCCccttaaaatag
- the LOC132191079 gene encoding uncharacterized protein LOC132191079: MPGKFVSWVRECITSPRFSVAVNSTLVGYFEGKRGFRQGDLLSPYLFVLSVEVLSSLLADCKNEGFGYHDRCSKVGLTYLCFADDLLIFSEASVHSVSAIQKVLSEFEFLSGLKANPDKSTCFCAVLSHLAQSQILSTLKMGEG, from the exons ATGCCTGGAAAATTTGTTTCTTGGGTTCGAGAGTGTATTACTTCTCCTCGGTTTTCAGTGGCTGTAAATAGTACTTTGGTTGGTTATTTTGAGGGGAAAAGAGGTTTTAGGCAAGGCGATCTTTTATCtccttatttgtttgttttgtctGTGGAAGTTTTGTCTAGTCTTTTGGCAGATTGTAAGAATGAGGGATTTGGCTATCATGATCGCTGCTCTAAGGTTGGTCTCACTTATCTATGTTTTGCAGATGATCTTCTCATCTTCTCGGAGGCTAGTGTGCACTCTGTTAGTGCTATTCAGAAAGTTCTTAGTGAGTTTGAGTTTCTCTCTGGTTTGAAGGCAAATCCTGATAAGAGTACTTGTTTTTGTGCTGTGCTTTCTCATTTAGCTCAATCTCAGATTCTTTCTACCCTGAAGATGGGTGAAG GTTAA
- the LOC132190151 gene encoding stemmadenine O-acetyltransferase-like, producing the protein MKMEVEVISKECIKPSSPTPPNLKTYKLSLLDQVHSSIYIPVILFYPMNESTSHSLNVADIISQRSQLLKQSLSENLTRFYPLAGKVKDELTIDCNDEGVFYLEGYSNCHLIDCIREPDVVSLQQLFPQEMTFQDPVEGDYVALIKVTSFACGGFAIGVLVCHMVADGTGFSAFLNGWAAIARKASEHVYPNFDAPSIFPQNDAFSKEAAMTTFAKAYKAGRCVIRRVVFDGSAVASLKAKATSSSVPNPTRVEVVSALLWKSIMTALKATSGVQKPNYLTHSVNFRRRADPQFADSSMGNLFWGAGALCTAEETDLAYMVSKLREAIGKVNADFVKSLQGEGGFSNLCEVMKATTEELSSIESSFGMNFIAVTSWCNFGIYDIDFGWGKPMWISSVGSNGDTESVFPTSLILMDTRSGDGVEAWVTLNKEEMNMLAQDKELLAFASLDPSPLK; encoded by the coding sequence ATGAAAATGGAGGTTGAAGTTATTTCCAAAGAGTGCATCAAACCCTCTTCTCCAACACCCCCGAACCTGAAAACCTACAAGCTCTCCCTCTTGGACCAGGTCCATTCATCCATCTATATTCCTGTGATCCTCTTTTATCCCATGAACGAAAGCACAAGCCATTCTCTTAACGTTGCTGATATTATCTCTCAAAGATCCCAGCTGCTCAAGCAATCCCTATCTGAAAACCTAACTCGCTTTTACCCTTTAGCTGGCAAAGTCAAAGATGAACTCACCATTGATTGTAATGACGAGGGGGTTTTTTATTTAGAAGGTTACTCAAACTGTCATCTTATTGATTGCATCAGAGAGCCTGATGTTGTATCATTGCAACAACTTTTTCCGCAAGAGATGACTTTTCAAGATCCAGTTGAGGGAGATTATGTTGCTTTGATAAAAGTGACGAGCTTTGCGTGCGGCGGTTTTGCCATTGGTGTTCTTGTCTGCCACATGGTCGCTGATGGAACTGGCTTCAGTGCTTTTCTCAATGGTTGGGCAGCCATTGCTCGTAAGGCCTCTGAGCATGTATATCCTAATTTTGATGCCCCATCAATTTTCCCACAAAACGATGCGTTCTCTAAAGAAGCAGCCATGACGACTTTTGCCAAGGCCTACAAAGCAGGCAGGTGTGTTATAAGGAGAGTTGTGTTTGATGGCTCAGCCGTTGCATCACTAAAAGCCAAAGCGACCAGCTCAAGTGTGCCGAACCCAACAAGAGTTGAGGTTGTTTCAGCGCTCCTATGGAAATCCATCATGACCGCTTTAAAGGCCACTTCTGGCGTTCAAAAGCCAAACTATCTTACCCACTCGGTGAATTTTCGCCGAAGAGCAGATCCACAATTCGCAGACTCTTCCATGGGGAATTTATTTTGGGGAGCAGGTGCATTATGCACTGCTGAGGAGACAGATTTAGCTTACATGGTGAGCAAGCTTAGGGAAGCTATAGGGAAAGTCAACGCTGATTTTGTAAAAAGCCTACAAGGTGAGGGAGGGTTTTCCAATCTTTGTGAAGTTATGAAAGCAACGACAGAAGAACTCTCAAGTATCGAAAGTTCTTTTGGAATGAACTTCATTGCGGTTACCAGCTGGTGTAACTTTGGTATCTATGACATCGATTTCGGGTGGGGAAAGCCGATGTGGATAAGCAGTGTTGGTTCAAATGGCGATACGGAGAGCGTGTTCCCAACATCGTTAATTCTAATGGACACAAGATCCGGCGATGGAGTAGAAGCATGGGTTACATTAAATAAAGAAGAGATGAACATGTTAGCACAAGACAAGGAACTTCTTGCTTTCGCTTCTTTGGATCCTAGTCCCTTAAAATAG